The Athene noctua chromosome 11, bAthNoc1.hap1.1, whole genome shotgun sequence genome has a segment encoding these proteins:
- the C1GALT1C1 gene encoding C1GALT1-specific chaperone 1 has translation MISESSSFVKGVVLGGAFCMLVTLLGHIKVGHGTKAHHHEHHHIQAPNKEDVLNLSEGERMELSKSIRVYCIILVKPKDLGHWAAVKETWSKHCDKVEFYSSENVKVFESIALNTNDMWVMMRKAFKVTYERYKDEFSWFFLAYPTTFAIIENLKYFLLKKDPSQPFYIGHTVKSGDLEYVDGEGGIVLSIESLRRFSRVLEDSDKCPEQGGMIWKLAEDKQLAICLKYTGVFAENAEDSEGKDVFNTKSVGALIKEAMSTHPQQVVDGCCSDMAITFSGLAPNHMHVMMYGVYRLRPYGHTYNDALVFLPPPGSDND, from the coding sequence ATGATTTCTGAAAGCAGCTCCTTTGTGAAAGGCGTGGTGCTTGGAGGAGCCTTCTGCATGTTGGTGACACTCCTCGGACACATTAAGGTGGGCCACGGGACTAAAGCCCATCACCACGAGCATCATCACATCCAGGCTCCCAACAAAGAAGATGTCTTAAACCTTTCAGAAGGTGAACGCATGGAGCTTAGTAAAAGTATCCGTGTTTATTGTATCATCCTTGTGAAACCCAAAGATCTGGGGCACTGGGCTGCAGTGAAAGAGACATGGAGCAAGCACTGCGACAAGGTGGAATTCTACAGCTCTGAAAACGTCAAAGTGTTTGAATCTATAGCCCTCAACACAAATGATATGTGGGTGATGATGAGAAAAGCTTTCAAGGTAACGTATGAACGCTATAAAGATGAATTCAGCTGGTTCTTCCTTGCATATCCAACAACATTTGCTATTATTGAAAATCTGAAgtatttcttactgaaaaaagACCCGTCGCAGCCTTTTTATATAGGCCATACTGTGAAATCTGGTGACCTCGAGTATGTAGATGGTGAGGGAGGAATCGTCTTAAGCATTGAATCACTAAGACGGTTCTCCCGTGTTCTTGAAGACTCTGACAAGTGTCCGGAGCAGGGAGGTATGATTTGGAAACTTGCTGAGGATAAACAGTTAGCAATCTGCCTGAAGTATACTGGAGTGTTTGCCGAAAACGCGGAAGATTCGGAAGGAAAAGACGTCTTTAACACTAAATCGGTCGGTGCCCTCATTAAGGAGGCGATGTCTACGCACCCTCAGCAGGTGGTGGATGGCTGCTGCTCCGATATGGCCATCACCTTCAGCGGACTGGCCCCGAACCACATGCACGTGATGATGTACGGCGTTTACCGTCTGAGACCCTACGGCCACACCTACAACGATGCACTCGTCTTCTTGCCACCTCCAGGCTCAGACAATGACTGA